Proteins from a single region of Pseudomonas phenolilytica:
- a CDS encoding PepSY domain-containing protein → MKRYLFLAHRWLGIVLGVFVLLWIVSGMVMLYVGYPKLTSAEHLARLAPLAGDCCVAPGVALAAAGGARPASRLRLTSAGGSPRYLLDHGDGPLIAVDAQSGRRIERIGPGEALASARQFAGGAAVRLLDLIEEDAWTRNHALARERPLYRVQSADAEGRLLYVSSHTGLVVRDATARERAWNYLGAWLHWLYPLREVLPKAAWAVALVYGALLAGLMVLLGLLVGVLRWRFAGRYRNGSRSPYPGGVGRVHHVGGLLGGGVLLLWLLSGMLSMEPWGLFQSRSGISAGTLAGAPLPLDALSDDLHSSLQRLREAGIEAVELDWYMLAGEPYLLGRDARGETRLLALGDAAARLRLPRAELERAVQQAWPELAPTFDWLEQADRHYYARSEPSLYSDLPRRLPVLRVRFDDPAATWLHIDPYSGAVIEQLDERRRAVRWVFKLLHSWDWLPLLQRPWLRDGLLLAGSAGVLLLAASGVLLGWRRLRRKPRRRTEVAAKAAAPSR, encoded by the coding sequence ATGAAGCGCTACCTGTTCCTGGCGCACCGCTGGCTCGGCATCGTCCTCGGCGTGTTCGTGCTGCTGTGGATCGTCAGCGGCATGGTGATGCTCTACGTCGGCTATCCCAAGCTGACCAGCGCCGAGCACCTGGCGCGGCTGGCACCGCTGGCCGGCGATTGCTGCGTCGCACCCGGGGTGGCGCTGGCGGCCGCGGGCGGCGCACGCCCAGCGAGCCGTCTGCGCCTGACCAGCGCCGGCGGCTCGCCGCGATACCTGCTCGATCACGGCGACGGCCCGCTGATCGCGGTCGATGCACAGAGCGGTCGGCGCATCGAGCGGATCGGTCCGGGCGAGGCACTGGCCAGTGCGCGGCAGTTCGCCGGGGGCGCCGCGGTTCGGCTCCTCGACCTGATCGAGGAGGACGCCTGGACGCGCAACCACGCGCTGGCGCGCGAACGGCCGCTGTACCGGGTGCAGAGCGCGGACGCCGAAGGCCGTCTGCTCTACGTCTCCAGCCATACCGGGCTGGTGGTACGCGACGCGACCGCGCGGGAACGTGCCTGGAACTACCTGGGCGCCTGGCTGCACTGGCTGTATCCGCTGCGCGAGGTGTTGCCCAAGGCGGCCTGGGCCGTGGCGCTGGTCTACGGTGCGCTGCTGGCGGGGCTGATGGTGCTGCTCGGGCTGCTGGTCGGCGTGCTGCGCTGGCGCTTCGCCGGTCGCTACCGCAACGGTTCGCGCTCGCCCTACCCAGGCGGCGTCGGGCGCGTGCACCATGTCGGCGGCCTGCTCGGCGGCGGCGTGCTGCTGCTCTGGCTGCTCAGCGGGATGCTGTCGATGGAACCCTGGGGGCTGTTCCAGAGCCGCTCGGGCATCAGCGCCGGGACGCTGGCGGGCGCGCCGCTGCCGCTCGACGCCTTGTCCGACGATCTGCACAGCAGCCTGCAGCGCCTGCGCGAGGCCGGCATCGAGGCGGTCGAGCTGGACTGGTACATGCTCGCCGGTGAGCCCTACCTGCTGGGTCGCGATGCCCGAGGCGAGACGCGCCTGCTGGCACTGGGCGACGCCGCGGCGCGGCTGCGGCTGCCGCGCGCCGAGCTGGAGCGCGCGGTGCAGCAGGCCTGGCCCGAGTTGGCGCCAACCTTCGACTGGCTCGAACAGGCGGACCGACACTACTACGCGCGCAGCGAGCCCAGCCTGTACAGCGACCTGCCGCGCCGCCTGCCGGTGCTGCGCGTGCGCTTCGACGATCCGGCGGCGACCTGGCTGCACATCGACCCCTACAGCGGCGCGGTGATCGAGCAGCTCGACGAGCGTCGGCGCGCGGTGCGCTGGGTGTTCAAGCTGCTGCACAGCTGGGACTGGCTGCCGCTGCTGCAGCGTCCGTGGCTGCGCGACGGCCTGCTGCTGGCGGGCAGCGCCGGCGTGCTGTTGCTCGCGGCCAGCGGTGTGCTGCTCGGCTGGCGGCGGCTGCGGCGCAAACCGCGGCGGCGCACGGAGGTCGCGGCGAAGGCGGCTGCGCCGTCACGCTAG
- the treS gene encoding maltose alpha-D-glucosyltransferase, producing the protein MSNPDNAYIQWLVDQSMLHAARQSARLYAGQSRLWQRPYAQARPRDASAIASVWFTAYPAAIITADGASVLQTLGDERLWSALSELGVQGIHNGPMKRSGGLRGREYTPTVDGNFDRIGFDIDPALGSEEQMLQLSRVAAAHNAVVIDDIVPAHTGKGADFRLAEMAYEDYPGLYHMVEIREEDWALLPEVPPERDAVNLLPPVVDRLKEKHYIVGQLQRVIFFEPGIKDTDWSATGEITGVDGKVRRWVYLHYFKEGQPSLNWLDPTFAAQQLIIGDALHAIDVGGARVLRLDANGFLGVERRAEGSAWSESHPLSVTGNQLIAGMIRKAGGFSFQELNLTLDDIAAMSHGGADLSYDFITRPAYQHALLTGDSEFLRLMLREMHTIGIDPASLIHALQNHDELTLELVHFWTLHAYDHYHFRGQTLPGGHLRELIREEMYERLTGEQAPYNLKFVTNGVACTSASLIAAALGIRDLDAIGPAEVEQIQRLHLLLVMFNAMQPGVFALSGWDLVGALPLAPEQVAHLMGDGDTRWINRGAYDLADLAPDAQTSAEGLPRARALYGSLVEQLQNPGSFACQLKRILSVRRAYDIAASRQILIPEVQAPGLLVMVHELPAGKGVQLTALNFGAAPISETICLPGVAPGPVVDIIHERVEGDLTENCELTLNLDPYEGLALRVVSAASPVI; encoded by the coding sequence ATGAGCAACCCGGACAACGCCTATATCCAATGGCTGGTCGACCAGTCCATGCTGCACGCGGCGCGCCAGAGCGCGCGCCTCTACGCCGGCCAGTCGCGCCTCTGGCAGCGCCCCTACGCCCAGGCCCGCCCGCGCGATGCCAGTGCGATCGCCTCGGTGTGGTTCACCGCCTACCCGGCGGCGATCATCACCGCCGACGGCGCCTCGGTGCTGCAGACGCTGGGTGACGAGCGGCTGTGGAGCGCGCTGTCCGAGCTCGGCGTGCAGGGCATCCACAACGGCCCGATGAAACGCTCCGGCGGCCTGCGCGGCCGCGAGTACACGCCCACGGTGGATGGCAACTTCGACCGCATCGGCTTCGACATCGACCCGGCGCTCGGCAGCGAGGAGCAGATGCTCCAGCTCAGCCGCGTCGCCGCCGCGCACAACGCCGTGGTGATCGACGACATCGTCCCGGCGCACACCGGCAAGGGCGCTGACTTCCGCCTCGCCGAAATGGCCTACGAGGACTATCCCGGCCTCTACCACATGGTGGAGATCCGCGAGGAAGACTGGGCGCTGCTGCCCGAGGTGCCGCCGGAGCGCGACGCGGTGAACCTGCTGCCGCCAGTGGTCGACCGTTTGAAGGAAAAGCACTACATCGTCGGCCAGCTGCAACGGGTGATCTTCTTCGAGCCCGGCATCAAGGACACCGACTGGAGCGCCACCGGCGAAATCACCGGGGTCGACGGCAAGGTGCGCCGCTGGGTCTATCTGCACTACTTCAAGGAAGGCCAGCCGTCGCTGAACTGGCTCGACCCGACCTTCGCCGCGCAGCAGCTGATCATCGGCGATGCCTTGCACGCCATCGACGTCGGCGGCGCGCGCGTGCTGCGGCTGGACGCCAACGGCTTTCTCGGTGTCGAGCGGCGTGCCGAAGGCAGCGCCTGGTCGGAGAGCCACCCGCTGTCGGTGACCGGTAACCAGCTGATCGCCGGCATGATCCGCAAAGCCGGCGGCTTCAGCTTCCAGGAGCTCAACCTGACCCTGGACGACATCGCGGCCATGTCCCACGGCGGCGCCGACCTGTCCTACGACTTCATCACCCGCCCCGCCTACCAGCACGCATTGCTCACCGGCGACAGCGAATTCCTGCGGCTGATGCTCAGGGAAATGCACACCATCGGCATCGACCCGGCGTCGCTGATCCACGCGCTGCAGAACCACGACGAGCTGACCCTGGAGCTGGTGCATTTCTGGACGCTGCACGCCTACGATCATTACCACTTCCGCGGGCAGACGCTGCCCGGCGGGCATCTGCGCGAGCTGATCCGCGAGGAAATGTATGAACGCCTGACCGGCGAGCAGGCGCCCTACAACCTCAAGTTCGTCACCAATGGCGTGGCCTGTACCAGCGCCAGCCTGATCGCCGCCGCGCTGGGCATTCGCGATCTGGACGCCATCGGGCCGGCCGAGGTCGAGCAGATCCAGCGCCTGCACCTGCTGCTGGTGATGTTCAACGCCATGCAGCCGGGCGTGTTTGCCCTCTCCGGCTGGGACCTGGTCGGTGCCCTGCCGCTGGCGCCCGAGCAGGTCGCGCACCTGATGGGCGACGGCGACACGCGCTGGATCAACCGTGGCGCGTATGACCTGGCCGATCTCGCGCCCGACGCGCAGACCTCCGCCGAGGGTCTGCCGCGTGCCCGCGCGCTGTACGGCAGCCTCGTCGAGCAGCTGCAGAACCCCGGTTCCTTCGCCTGCCAGCTCAAGCGCATCCTCAGTGTGCGGCGCGCCTACGACATCGCCGCCAGCCGGCAGATCCTGATTCCCGAGGTGCAGGCGCCGGGCCTGCTGGTGATGGTGCACGAGCTGCCGGCCGGCAAGGGTGTGCAGCTCACCGCGCTGAATTTCGGCGCAGCGCCGATCAGCGAGACGATCTGCCTGCCCGGCGTCGCGCCGGGGCCGGTGGTCGACATCATCCACGAGCGGGTCGAGGGCGATCTGACCGAGAACTGCGAGCTGACGCTCAACCTCGATCCCTACGAAGGCCTCGCCCTGCGTGTGGTCAGCGCCGCCTCGCCGGTGATCTGA
- a CDS encoding DUF4157 domain-containing protein yields the protein MPLNPFLRLTRGLLTLLVLGSAAVPAQTSCPSGEQPLCLGGNCFCVPGAATDAQVVLERVQQMSALALQSWIQQSREQLIAAGAEPIPLHLRLQLEPYFDLAVLETARFRVGDQVALDAGNALLRNPDVNAVTLIDVIVFRRAADAQDNLALWAHELKHVEQYLDWGVAEFARRYTLDHRAVESPAYALEREVEQALRQAEAQP from the coding sequence GTGCCGCTCAATCCGTTCCTTCGTCTGACTCGGGGCCTGCTCACGCTGCTGGTGCTGGGCAGCGCCGCCGTCCCGGCACAGACCAGCTGCCCGTCCGGCGAGCAGCCGCTCTGCCTGGGCGGTAACTGCTTCTGCGTGCCCGGCGCGGCCACCGATGCCCAGGTGGTGCTCGAGCGCGTGCAGCAGATGAGCGCGCTGGCGCTGCAGAGCTGGATCCAGCAGTCGCGCGAGCAGCTGATCGCCGCCGGCGCCGAGCCGATTCCGCTGCACTTGCGCCTGCAACTGGAGCCTTACTTCGACCTGGCGGTGCTGGAGACGGCGCGCTTTCGCGTTGGCGACCAGGTTGCGCTGGATGCCGGCAACGCGCTGTTGCGCAACCCGGACGTCAACGCCGTCACCCTGATCGACGTCATCGTGTTCCGCCGCGCGGCAGACGCGCAGGACAACCTCGCGCTGTGGGCGCATGAGCTCAAGCACGTCGAACAGTATCTGGATTGGGGCGTGGCCGAATTCGCGCGGCGCTACACGCTGGATCACCGCGCCGTGGAAAGCCCCGCTTACGCGCTGGAGCGCGAGGTCGAGCAGGCGTTGCGTCAGGCCGAGGCGCAACCCTGA
- a CDS encoding MetQ/NlpA family ABC transporter substrate-binding protein, with protein sequence MKKLIAALATVAAFSAHAAEELKVAATAVPHAEILEFVKPKLAEQGVELEIKIFTDYVQPNIQVAEKRLDANFFQHQPYLDEFNKGKGTDLVSVTGVHIEPFGAYSSKYKSLDELPDGANVVIPNDATNGGRALLLLAKAGVITLKEGAGITATPKDIADNPKHIKVRELEAATLPRVLTQVDLALINTNYALEAKLNPIEDALIIEGSDSPYVNILVARPDNKDSAAMQKLVEVLHSQDVLQFMAEKYAGAVVPVY encoded by the coding sequence ATGAAGAAACTGATTGCCGCCCTGGCCACCGTTGCCGCCTTCTCCGCTCACGCGGCCGAAGAACTGAAAGTCGCCGCCACCGCGGTGCCGCACGCCGAGATCCTCGAGTTCGTCAAACCCAAGCTGGCCGAGCAGGGCGTGGAACTGGAGATCAAGATCTTCACCGACTACGTGCAGCCGAACATCCAGGTCGCCGAGAAGCGCCTGGACGCCAACTTCTTCCAGCACCAGCCGTACCTGGACGAGTTCAACAAGGGCAAGGGCACCGATCTGGTCAGCGTCACCGGCGTGCACATCGAGCCGTTCGGCGCTTACTCCAGCAAGTACAAGTCGCTGGACGAGCTGCCCGACGGCGCCAACGTGGTGATTCCCAACGACGCCACCAACGGCGGCCGCGCGCTGCTGCTGCTGGCCAAGGCCGGGGTGATCACGCTGAAGGAAGGCGCCGGCATCACCGCCACGCCGAAGGACATCGCCGACAACCCCAAGCACATCAAGGTGCGTGAGCTGGAAGCCGCGACCCTGCCGCGCGTGCTGACCCAGGTCGACCTGGCGCTGATCAACACCAACTACGCGCTGGAAGCCAAGCTGAACCCGATCGAGGACGCCCTGATCATCGAAGGCAGCGACTCGCCTTACGTGAACATCCTGGTCGCCCGGCCGGACAACAAGGACAGCGCCGCCATGCAGAAGCTGGTCGAGGTGCTGCATAGCCAAGACGTCCTGCAATTCATGGCCGAGAAGTACGCCGGTGCGGTGGTGCCGGTGTACTGA
- a CDS encoding methionine ABC transporter permease — translation MDALFGSLLGNVDWYEIWLASLDTLLMLGGSLLFTILLGLPLGVLLFLAGPRQLFENGPLYAALSFVVNVLRSLPFIILLIVMIPFTVLLTGTSLGVAGAIPPLVVGAAPFFARLVETALREVDRGIIEATQAMGATTRQIIFSALLPEARPGIIAAITVTAITLVSYTAMAGVVGAGGLGDLAIRFGYQRFQTDVMVVTVVLLLVLVQVLQSVGDRLVTHFSRK, via the coding sequence ATGGATGCGTTGTTCGGCTCTTTGTTAGGGAATGTGGACTGGTACGAAATCTGGCTGGCCTCGCTGGACACCCTGCTGATGCTCGGCGGCTCGCTGCTGTTCACCATCCTGCTCGGCCTGCCGCTGGGCGTGCTGCTGTTCCTCGCCGGTCCGCGCCAGCTGTTCGAGAACGGCCCGCTGTACGCCGCGCTGTCGTTCGTGGTCAACGTGCTGCGCTCGCTGCCGTTCATCATCCTGTTGATCGTGATGATCCCGTTCACCGTGCTGCTCACCGGCACTTCGCTGGGTGTGGCCGGGGCGATTCCGCCGCTGGTGGTGGGCGCTGCGCCGTTCTTCGCGCGGCTGGTGGAGACCGCGCTGCGCGAGGTCGACCGCGGCATCATCGAGGCCACCCAAGCGATGGGCGCCACCACCCGGCAGATCATCTTCAGCGCATTGCTGCCGGAGGCGCGGCCGGGCATCATCGCGGCGATTACCGTCACCGCCATCACCCTGGTGTCCTACACCGCGATGGCCGGTGTGGTGGGCGCCGGTGGTCTCGGCGACCTGGCGATCCGCTTCGGCTACCAGCGCTTCCAGACCGACGTGATGGTGGTCACCGTGGTCCTGCTGCTGGTGCTGGTGCAGGTACTGCAAAGCGTCGGCGACCGGCTGGTCACGCACTTTTCGCGCAAATAA
- a CDS encoding methionine ABC transporter ATP-binding protein produces MIEFHQVHKTYRTAGRDVPALQPTQLEIASGEVFGLIGHSGAGKSTLLRLINRLEEPSGGRILVNGEDVTALDADGLRRFRQRVGMIFQHFNLLMSKTVADNVAMPLRLAGNYSKADIDRRVAALLARVGLTDHARKYPAQLSGGQKQRVGIARALATEPDILLCDEATSALDPQTTAQVLQLLAEINRELQLTIVLITHEMDVIRRVCDRVAVMDGGAIVEQGPVTEVFLHPKHPTTQRFVLEDEAVDEGEQHDDFAHVPGRILRLTFQGDSTYKPLLGTVARETGVDYSILSGRIDRIKDTPYGQLTLSLIGGDMSAAISRLQAADVHVEVLR; encoded by the coding sequence GTGATCGAATTCCATCAAGTCCACAAAACCTATCGGACCGCCGGCAGGGACGTCCCCGCCCTGCAGCCGACGCAGCTGGAGATCGCCTCCGGTGAAGTGTTCGGTCTGATCGGCCATTCCGGCGCCGGCAAGAGCACGCTGCTGCGCCTGATCAACCGCCTCGAGGAACCCTCCGGCGGACGCATTCTGGTCAACGGCGAGGATGTCACCGCGCTGGATGCCGACGGCCTGCGGCGCTTCCGCCAGCGCGTCGGGATGATCTTCCAGCACTTCAACCTGCTGATGTCCAAGACCGTGGCCGACAACGTCGCCATGCCGCTGCGCCTGGCCGGCAACTACTCGAAAGCCGATATCGACCGCCGCGTCGCCGCCCTGCTCGCGCGCGTCGGCCTCACGGACCATGCGCGCAAATACCCGGCGCAGCTCTCCGGCGGGCAGAAGCAGCGCGTCGGCATCGCCCGGGCGCTGGCCACCGAGCCGGACATCCTGCTCTGCGACGAAGCCACCAGCGCCCTCGACCCGCAGACCACCGCGCAGGTATTGCAACTGCTGGCCGAGATCAACCGCGAGCTGCAGCTGACCATCGTGCTGATTACCCACGAGATGGACGTGATCCGCCGCGTCTGCGATCGCGTCGCGGTGATGGACGGCGGCGCGATCGTCGAGCAGGGTCCGGTCACCGAGGTGTTCCTGCACCCCAAGCACCCGACCACCCAGCGTTTCGTCCTGGAAGACGAGGCAGTGGACGAAGGCGAGCAACACGACGATTTCGCCCATGTGCCAGGGCGCATCCTGCGCCTGACCTTTCAGGGCGATTCGACCTACAAGCCGCTGCTGGGCACGGTCGCCCGTGAAACCGGGGTCGACTACAGCATCCTGTCCGGGCGCATCGACCGCATCAAGGACACCCCCTACGGCCAGCTCACGCTGTCGCTGATCGGCGGTGACATGAGTGCGGCGATCAGCCGTCTGCAGGCCGCCGACGTGCACGTGGAGGTATTGCGCTGA
- the katE gene encoding catalase HPII → MTHKTPKQSELAGTDTVDRANHNAKLDQLEAFRSDATGEALRTNQGVKIADNQNTLKAGDRGPSLLEDFIMREKLTHFDHERIPERIVHARGAAAHGVFKSYADHSWLTKASFLAGEGKETPVFVRFSTVQGSRGSADTVRDARGFATKFYTDEGNFDLVGNNMPVFFIQDAIKFPDFVHAVKPEPHNEIPQAQSAHDSFWDFVSLTPESAHMVLWTMSDRGIPRSFRAMEGFGVHTFRMINAEGVSRFVKFHWKPVAGAFSMVWDETLKIAGKDPDYNRRDMWESIEKGDYFEWELGVQVVEEADEHKFDFDLLDPTKIIPEELVPVQKLGKMTLNRNPDNFFAETEQAAFHPGHVVPGIDFSNDPLLQGRLFSYTDTQLLRLGGPNFHEIPINRPVCPFHNNQRDAFHRQTIHKGRANYEPNSIDGGWPKETPPAAQGGGFESYPERVEGHKIRNRSESFGDHFSQATLFWNSMSAPEKEHIIGAYTFELGKVERVFIRERQVNEILANIDLELARRVAENLGLPAPSAPTVAPKVPTPQSSPALSLMNHVPGNIKSRKVAILVAAGVDGAAIDAFKAKLAEQGALAKIIGPSPAPVKTADGKMLPVDAAMDGMPSVMFDAVFVPGGADAAAAMAKSGEAKHYLLEAYKHLKPIVVLGAARPLLASLNLTADAGLLEGDAVDGVFGHFAQALGQHRIWAREAAAAAIPA, encoded by the coding sequence ATGACGCACAAGACCCCCAAACAGAGCGAGCTCGCCGGCACCGATACCGTCGACCGCGCCAATCACAACGCCAAGCTCGATCAGCTGGAAGCATTCCGCAGCGACGCCACCGGCGAGGCGCTGCGCACCAATCAGGGCGTGAAGATCGCCGACAACCAGAACACCCTCAAGGCCGGCGATCGTGGACCCTCGCTGCTCGAAGATTTCATCATGCGCGAGAAGCTCACCCACTTCGATCACGAGCGCATCCCCGAGCGCATCGTGCACGCGCGCGGCGCGGCCGCGCACGGCGTGTTCAAGAGTTACGCCGACCACAGCTGGCTGACCAAGGCTTCGTTCCTCGCCGGCGAAGGCAAGGAAACGCCGGTATTCGTGCGTTTCTCCACCGTGCAGGGCTCGCGCGGCTCGGCCGATACGGTACGCGATGCACGCGGCTTCGCTACCAAGTTCTACACCGACGAGGGCAACTTCGACCTGGTCGGCAACAATATGCCGGTGTTCTTCATTCAGGACGCGATCAAGTTCCCGGACTTCGTCCACGCGGTGAAACCCGAGCCGCACAACGAGATCCCGCAGGCGCAATCGGCGCACGACAGCTTCTGGGACTTCGTCTCGCTGACCCCGGAGTCCGCGCACATGGTGCTCTGGACCATGTCGGACCGCGGCATTCCGCGCAGCTTCCGGGCGATGGAGGGTTTCGGCGTGCACACTTTCCGCATGATCAACGCCGAGGGCGTCAGCCGCTTCGTCAAGTTCCACTGGAAACCGGTGGCCGGCGCGTTCTCGATGGTCTGGGACGAGACGCTGAAGATCGCCGGCAAGGACCCGGACTACAACCGCCGCGACATGTGGGAGTCGATCGAGAAGGGCGACTACTTCGAGTGGGAGCTGGGCGTGCAGGTGGTCGAGGAGGCCGACGAGCACAAGTTCGACTTCGACCTGCTCGACCCGACCAAGATCATTCCCGAGGAGCTGGTGCCGGTGCAGAAGCTCGGCAAGATGACCCTCAATCGCAACCCGGACAACTTCTTCGCCGAGACCGAGCAGGCCGCCTTCCACCCGGGACACGTGGTGCCGGGCATCGACTTCAGCAACGACCCGTTGCTGCAGGGCCGGCTGTTCTCCTACACCGACACGCAGCTGCTGCGTCTCGGCGGGCCGAACTTCCACGAAATCCCGATCAACCGGCCGGTGTGCCCGTTCCACAACAACCAGCGCGACGCCTTCCATCGCCAGACCATCCACAAGGGCCGCGCCAACTATGAGCCCAACTCCATCGATGGCGGCTGGCCCAAGGAAACCCCGCCGGCGGCCCAGGGCGGCGGGTTCGAGAGCTATCCGGAGCGGGTCGAGGGGCACAAGATTCGCAACCGCAGCGAATCCTTCGGCGACCACTTCTCCCAGGCCACGCTGTTCTGGAACAGCATGAGCGCGCCGGAGAAGGAGCACATCATCGGCGCCTATACCTTCGAGCTGGGCAAGGTCGAGCGGGTGTTCATCCGTGAGCGTCAGGTCAACGAGATCCTCGCCAACATCGACCTGGAGCTGGCCCGCCGCGTGGCCGAGAACCTCGGCCTGCCGGCGCCGAGCGCACCGACCGTAGCGCCGAAGGTGCCGACGCCGCAGAGCTCGCCGGCCCTGAGTCTGATGAACCACGTGCCGGGCAATATCAAGTCGCGCAAGGTGGCGATTCTGGTGGCTGCCGGCGTCGATGGCGCGGCGATCGATGCGTTCAAGGCCAAGCTGGCCGAGCAGGGCGCGCTGGCCAAGATCATCGGCCCGTCACCGGCGCCGGTGAAAACGGCGGACGGCAAGATGCTGCCGGTCGACGCCGCGATGGATGGCATGCCCTCGGTGATGTTCGACGCGGTGTTCGTCCCCGGCGGTGCCGATGCGGCGGCGGCCATGGCCAAGTCCGGCGAGGCCAAGCACTACCTGCTCGAGGCCTACAAGCACCTGAAACCCATCGTGGTGCTCGGTGCGGCACGGCCGCTGCTGGCATCGCTGAACCTCACCGCCGATGCCGGACTGCTGGAGGGCGATGCCGTCGATGGGGTATTCGGCCACTTCGCCCAGGCGCTCGGCCAGCACCGCATCTGGGCGCGTGAGGCCGCGGCGGCGGCGATCCCGGCGTAA
- a CDS encoding YgjP-like metallopeptidase domain-containing protein: MTDLKYLRGYPEALLAQVRQLIAEDRLDDYLQRRYPGRHEVQSDKALYGYVQTLKQEYLKSAPPIDKVLYDNRLDLTHRALGLHTAVSRVQGGKLKAKKEIRVAALFREAAPEFLQMIVVHELAHLRESEHNRAFYKLCEHMLPGYGQIEFDLRLFLHWRELQGS, from the coding sequence ATGACCGATCTCAAGTACCTGCGCGGCTACCCTGAAGCGCTGCTGGCTCAGGTGCGCCAGCTGATCGCCGAGGACCGTCTGGACGATTACCTGCAACGGCGCTATCCCGGCCGTCATGAGGTGCAGAGCGACAAGGCGCTGTACGGCTACGTGCAGACGCTCAAGCAGGAGTACCTGAAAAGCGCGCCACCGATCGACAAGGTGCTCTACGACAACCGGCTGGACCTGACTCACCGCGCGCTGGGCCTGCATACCGCGGTATCGCGGGTGCAGGGCGGCAAGCTCAAGGCGAAGAAGGAAATCCGCGTCGCCGCGCTGTTCCGCGAGGCGGCGCCGGAGTTTTTGCAGATGATCGTGGTGCACGAGCTCGCTCACCTGCGCGAGAGCGAGCACAACCGCGCCTTCTACAAGCTGTGCGAACACATGCTGCCCGGCTACGGGCAGATCGAGTTCGACCTGCGGCTGTTCCTGCACTGGCGGGAGCTGCAGGGCAGCTGA
- the znuB gene encoding zinc ABC transporter permease subunit ZnuB — protein sequence MPDFLLNALLAGLALALVAGPLGSFVVWRRMAYFGDTLSHAALFGVALGLMLDVNLTLAVTVGCVLLALLLVTLQQRQPLASDTLLGILAHSTLSLGLVSLSFMKDVRVDLMGYLFGDLLAVGPSDLAWIIGGSALVLLMLIPLWRPLLAITVHEELAKVEGLPVAGIRLALMLLIAVVIAVAMKIVGVLLITSLLIIPAAAAQRHARTPEQMALGASILGIVAVCLGLTLSWYEDTPAGPSIVVSAAALFLLSFAWPKRA from the coding sequence ATGCCCGATTTCCTGCTCAACGCCCTGCTCGCCGGCCTCGCCCTGGCGCTGGTCGCCGGTCCGCTCGGCTCCTTCGTGGTCTGGCGGCGCATGGCCTATTTCGGCGACACCCTGTCCCACGCCGCGCTATTCGGCGTCGCCCTCGGACTGATGCTCGACGTCAACCTGACGCTGGCGGTGACCGTCGGCTGCGTGCTGCTCGCCCTGCTGCTGGTGACCCTGCAGCAGCGCCAGCCACTGGCCTCGGACACGCTGCTGGGCATCCTCGCGCACAGCACGCTGTCGCTCGGCCTAGTGTCGCTGAGTTTCATGAAGGATGTGCGCGTCGACCTGATGGGCTACCTGTTCGGCGACCTGCTCGCCGTCGGGCCGAGCGATCTGGCCTGGATCATCGGCGGCAGCGCCCTGGTGCTGCTGATGCTGATTCCGCTGTGGCGACCGCTGCTGGCGATCACCGTGCACGAGGAGCTGGCCAAGGTCGAAGGGCTGCCGGTGGCCGGCATTCGCCTGGCGCTGATGCTGCTGATCGCCGTGGTGATCGCCGTGGCGATGAAGATCGTCGGCGTGCTGCTGATCACCTCGCTGCTGATCATTCCCGCCGCGGCCGCACAGCGCCATGCGCGCACGCCGGAGCAGATGGCCCTGGGCGCCAGCATCCTGGGTATCGTCGCGGTGTGCCTGGGGCTGACGCTGTCCTGGTACGAGGACACCCCGGCCGGTCCGTCCATCGTGGTCAGCGCCGCCGCGCTGTTCCTGCTCAGCTTCGCCTGGCCGAAGCGCGCATGA